A window of Exiguobacterium sp. FSL W8-0210 contains these coding sequences:
- a CDS encoding DUF58 domain-containing protein: MQIERSVPFWLERRLFPLYVTMTFFFLFIPRLSVLGFLFAALATIHFVVGRTEKQLRRDVAIEWKHYESLMFNQEKTSLHLQVFGVESLSQLGLEATLRLHTDGGVIFPEMDPLHPATFHAVIDSEDGVTIPIQTVRRGPAEFDEIILTIRLPWKMGVYLFTFDTYPSFTVLPSLTAQATPLLLQRLRIGDRPDRYSPLKNKLVQLGAKPYTAEPSKEIDWYATAKTGRLQAKVFETSNQDTFTIALNLSAPSGYGLHQQFETFIEQAAFLISELIKEGCKIELFLNRLDGANRMTHLSLQEGQPQLKHVLMTLSTVSTRDSFIATQQFERYVLRRKHMNSQLIQIGNDRILAIG; this comes from the coding sequence ATGCAGATTGAACGTTCCGTCCCGTTTTGGCTTGAACGCCGACTTTTTCCACTGTACGTCACGATGACGTTCTTCTTTCTTTTCATTCCGCGTCTTTCCGTCCTCGGATTTCTGTTCGCAGCTTTGGCGACGATTCATTTCGTCGTCGGGCGAACAGAAAAGCAGTTACGACGGGATGTCGCAATCGAATGGAAACATTATGAATCATTGATGTTCAACCAGGAGAAGACGTCGCTCCATTTGCAAGTCTTCGGCGTCGAATCCTTGAGTCAGCTTGGGCTCGAAGCGACACTTCGTTTGCACACGGATGGCGGAGTCATTTTCCCGGAGATGGACCCACTACATCCGGCGACGTTTCATGCAGTGATTGACTCTGAAGACGGAGTGACGATCCCGATTCAGACGGTTCGCCGCGGACCAGCCGAGTTCGATGAGATCATCTTGACGATTCGCCTGCCCTGGAAGATGGGCGTTTATCTCTTTACGTTCGATACATATCCGTCGTTTACAGTCTTACCGTCCTTGACGGCGCAAGCGACGCCGCTTCTTTTACAGCGTTTACGAATCGGTGATCGACCGGACCGTTACTCACCGCTCAAGAACAAACTGGTTCAACTCGGTGCAAAACCCTATACGGCGGAACCGTCAAAAGAGATCGATTGGTATGCGACGGCGAAGACCGGTCGCTTGCAGGCAAAAGTATTCGAAACGAGCAATCAAGATACGTTTACGATTGCCTTGAACTTATCTGCCCCGAGCGGTTACGGTCTCCATCAACAATTTGAGACGTTCATTGAACAAGCCGCATTCCTGATCAGTGAATTAATCAAAGAAGGCTGTAAGATCGAACTATTCCTCAATCGACTCGACGGAGCGAACCGAATGACGCATCTCTCATTACAAGAAGGACAACCACAATTAAAACATGTCCTGATGACGCTCTCGACGGTCTCGACGCGTGATTCGTTCATCGCGACGCAACAGTTCGAACGCTACGTACTGCGCCGGAAACATATGAACAGTCAGTTGATCCAAATTGGCAATGACCGAATCCTCGCCATCGGTTGA
- a CDS encoding AAA family ATPase — translation MKLQQLKDQLNSIYLGKPDVIDLCLTALIAEGHILLEDVPGTGKTMLAKALAQSFESAFSRIQFTADLLPSDVIGSDFFNLKTQEFENKRGPLFANVVLIDEINRAVPRTQSALLEAMEERQVSIGGTTYQMPAPFFVIATQNPIESAGTFPLPDAQLDRFMVAIEVGYPDFENERRLLSEILTNVRRSAVGIASGGDLISWQEEARRVHASQDVLDYLLHIVQATRNHELIEVGVSPRGAIALLRASQSYAFLNQRDFIIPEDIKYLAKHVLSHRLTLTLEGGIKTTKAAVLTHILDDVPVPVEMG, via the coding sequence ATGAAACTACAACAATTAAAAGACCAACTCAATTCGATCTATCTCGGTAAACCGGACGTCATTGATCTCTGTCTGACGGCACTCATCGCAGAAGGACATATTCTATTAGAAGATGTACCGGGAACGGGGAAAACGATGCTCGCGAAGGCGCTCGCTCAAAGCTTCGAGAGTGCCTTCTCGCGGATCCAGTTCACGGCGGACCTTCTCCCGTCAGACGTCATCGGTTCGGACTTCTTCAACTTAAAGACGCAGGAGTTCGAGAATAAACGCGGTCCATTGTTTGCGAACGTCGTCTTGATCGATGAGATCAACCGCGCCGTTCCGCGGACACAATCGGCATTACTTGAGGCGATGGAAGAGCGTCAGGTATCGATCGGTGGAACAACCTATCAGATGCCAGCCCCATTCTTTGTCATCGCAACACAAAACCCGATTGAATCGGCAGGAACATTCCCACTACCGGACGCCCAACTCGATCGATTCATGGTCGCAATTGAAGTCGGTTACCCGGATTTCGAGAATGAACGTCGCTTATTGTCTGAGATTCTGACGAACGTCCGTCGGTCAGCCGTCGGCATCGCGTCAGGTGGCGACTTGATTTCCTGGCAGGAAGAGGCACGCCGCGTCCATGCATCGCAAGACGTGCTCGATTATCTATTACACATCGTTCAAGCGACACGAAATCATGAACTCATTGAAGTCGGCGTCAGTCCGCGTGGAGCGATTGCATTACTTCGCGCCTCGCAAAGCTATGCGTTCTTGAATCAACGCGACTTCATCATCCCGGAAGATATCAAATATCTTGCAAAACACGTCCTGTCCCATCGCCTGACACTGACACTTGAAGGTGGAATCAAGACGACGAAAGCGGCTGTCTTGACGCATATTCTGGACGACGTGCCGGTTCCGGTCGAGATGGGGTGA
- a CDS encoding NAD(P)-dependent oxidoreductase, giving the protein MKLIIFGATGQTGQELVKQAIDHGHEVTAFVRSPEKLTLRDERLHVVKGDVLDQEAVTTAVAGQEAVLTALGTESLAYSGFLERSLVRIVTAMKKQGVDRIGYVASAGVDDELPGVQGMLAQRILKNPLKDHRQAIALLQQADLNYTVARPLRLLNGPLTGLYRQADTGVPEDAKQINRADVAHFLLQAIETEDHIKSSVGLAE; this is encoded by the coding sequence ATGAAATTGATTATTTTTGGAGCGACGGGTCAAACGGGGCAAGAACTGGTCAAGCAAGCGATTGATCACGGGCATGAGGTCACAGCATTCGTCCGCAGTCCGGAAAAACTGACACTACGTGACGAACGGTTACACGTCGTTAAAGGCGACGTGCTCGATCAAGAAGCAGTGACGACTGCTGTTGCCGGGCAAGAGGCTGTCCTGACGGCTCTTGGCACAGAGAGTCTTGCATACAGTGGCTTTTTAGAACGGAGTCTCGTCCGGATCGTGACAGCGATGAAAAAGCAGGGCGTAGACCGAATTGGTTATGTCGCGTCTGCCGGTGTTGATGATGAATTACCGGGTGTACAAGGAATGCTCGCTCAGCGGATTCTGAAAAATCCACTGAAAGATCACCGCCAAGCGATCGCGCTTTTGCAACAAGCGGATTTGAACTATACGGTGGCCCGACCACTCCGTTTACTGAACGGTCCGTTGACGGGGCTTTATCGTCAAGCAGATACAGGTGTTCCGGAAGATGCAAAACAAATCAATCGCGCAGATGTGGCGCATTTCCTCTTACAAGCAATCGAGACAGAAGATCATATCAAATCGAGTGTCGGTCTCGCTGAATGA
- a CDS encoding ABC transporter permease subunit has translation MFFIARKSIQLIVAFFVLIAISALPALVAQMKFNPASYWEGLKQQFAQLTKLDEITYFNVTAQKEFLLLPTISPFIKETLIIFTTAMLVSAVCAIFYAYLFYRSGRKTRMMLKQTTRTLEMVPDLFWIILSQFLVLYLFKTTGYDKIEIAGSYAEYIRFLPILTLTLTTLFFFIKWLTTQVLEQEAAPFLELARAKGIRPAALFWKHLIPTMIYRFYLFFRANIITVLSSLVIIEYTFEVQGMFRFVFYNGQMPILMVILFLIYLPIFIIDLLAEWLIPNAWKGGI, from the coding sequence ATGTTTTTTATCGCCCGAAAATCAATTCAGCTCATCGTGGCTTTTTTTGTCTTGATTGCGATCAGCGCCCTTCCAGCACTCGTTGCGCAAATGAAATTCAACCCAGCAAGCTACTGGGAAGGTCTGAAACAGCAATTTGCTCAATTAACGAAACTTGATGAGATTACCTATTTCAACGTAACCGCTCAAAAGGAGTTCTTATTGCTTCCTACCATCAGTCCCTTTATTAAAGAGACGTTAATCATCTTTACGACAGCTATGCTGGTCTCCGCTGTGTGTGCGATTTTTTATGCTTATTTGTTTTATCGGAGTGGCCGCAAAACACGCATGATGCTGAAACAGACAACGCGGACGCTTGAGATGGTTCCGGATCTGTTCTGGATCATTCTTTCACAATTCCTTGTCCTTTATCTGTTTAAAACGACCGGGTATGACAAAATCGAAATTGCGGGATCCTATGCTGAGTACATTCGTTTTTTACCGATTCTTACCCTAACGTTGACAACACTATTCTTCTTCATCAAATGGTTAACGACGCAAGTACTCGAACAGGAAGCTGCTCCTTTTCTTGAACTCGCACGGGCTAAAGGCATTCGTCCTGCCGCTCTTTTCTGGAAACACTTGATTCCGACAATGATCTATCGGTTTTATCTGTTTTTCCGAGCGAACATCATTACGGTCTTATCGAGTCTCGTGATCATTGAATACACGTTCGAAGTGCAAGGTATGTTCCGGTTCGTCTTTTATAATGGACAAATGCCGATTTTGATGGTCATCTTGTTCTTAATCTATCTACCGATTTTCATCATTGATTTGTTGGCAGAATGGCTTATTCCTAACGCCTGGAAAGGGGGGATTTGA
- a CDS encoding ABC transporter permease subunit: MRRTLMRDPVFWLCLFLLTGLLLLSFGNTIFRDGQVDQISNRYAEDGTFLATSPLKPSSDQWLGTDRSGYDLFQLMIEGFKWTAGICMIVALGRMFLSLVIAIPLAFRSARVNRYLKLILDGFLVLPLSLVALLILLPSLTFFDSTAIPSLFDRVSFELIVLILLGLPSLSLYLIAETRQLLSQEFMIVAQTLGGSPWHRFRRHIWPHLVPTLTIVFMQQFIQTLMLLVHLSLFKIFFAGTVNLHVGTAPTIFEWSSMFGYYYNQFSATSWLNHMFLVPLIGLALVVFFSNLFMSRLERAFRFRQQLKPIKLSASRAQDEAAATSMVDPFTLVARNSRHDSD; this comes from the coding sequence ATGCGTCGTACTTTGATGCGAGATCCTGTCTTCTGGCTATGTTTATTTTTACTCACTGGTTTACTGCTCCTTAGTTTTGGAAATACGATCTTTCGTGATGGTCAAGTCGATCAAATCTCGAACCGGTATGCTGAAGACGGTACGTTCCTTGCGACATCACCACTAAAACCGTCAAGTGATCAATGGCTCGGTACAGACCGCTCTGGCTATGACCTCTTTCAATTGATGATTGAAGGATTTAAATGGACAGCCGGTATTTGTATGATTGTTGCGCTCGGTCGAATGTTTCTTTCGCTAGTGATTGCGATTCCGCTAGCTTTTAGAAGTGCTCGCGTCAATCGATACTTAAAACTTATTCTTGATGGATTTTTAGTTTTACCGCTCTCTCTTGTCGCGTTGCTCATTTTGCTTCCATCACTTACGTTCTTTGATTCGACTGCTATCCCATCGTTGTTCGACCGTGTATCGTTCGAGTTAATCGTCTTGATTTTGCTTGGTCTCCCCTCTTTATCGCTTTATCTGATTGCTGAGACCCGTCAGTTACTTAGTCAAGAGTTCATGATTGTCGCCCAGACGCTTGGTGGCAGTCCGTGGCATCGGTTCAGACGCCACATTTGGCCACATCTTGTTCCAACGTTGACAATCGTTTTTATGCAACAGTTCATCCAAACGTTGATGTTACTCGTTCACTTATCACTTTTCAAAATTTTCTTCGCTGGAACGGTTAATTTACATGTAGGAACTGCCCCAACGATTTTTGAGTGGTCCTCGATGTTCGGTTATTACTATAACCAGTTTTCAGCGACGTCTTGGCTCAATCATATGTTCCTTGTTCCACTGATTGGGCTAGCATTAGTCGTCTTTTTCAGCAATCTATTCATGAGTCGACTCGAACGGGCTTTCCGCTTCCGCCAGCAACTAAAACCAATCAAGCTATCGGCATCTCGTGCTCAAGACGAAGCCGCTGCGACGTCGATGGTCGATCCCTTTACACTCGTTGCCCGGAACTCCCGTCACGATTCTGATTGA